The following are encoded together in the Nitrospinaceae bacterium genome:
- a CDS encoding methyltransferase domain-containing protein, protein MKILMRGIKKVLKFTGTPLEPMQLAYFELRLLIIRIRNRIDPSFIIRRRSLLSLDDVCLHFGCGGRNLPGWLNIDGDPRPGVEHIQDLRQPLPLRDNTCQYIFTEHVIEHIDMESLERTLKELHRVLKSDGVLRIIVPDCSKYADAYLRKDLNFLQNVAPGCKTIAEGLNIVFVGVLHKFIYDFETLKIRLIEVGFQKVEESTHMGSKYPELRIDSENPSRNPTNLYVEAKK, encoded by the coding sequence ATGAAAATTTTGATGCGAGGGATTAAGAAAGTTTTAAAGTTTACAGGTACTCCACTCGAGCCAATGCAATTGGCATATTTCGAGTTACGCCTATTAATTATTCGAATCCGAAACCGTATCGACCCTTCTTTTATTATTCGCCGTAGATCACTTCTCTCCCTTGACGATGTATGTCTCCATTTCGGATGCGGGGGGAGAAATCTCCCAGGATGGCTCAACATTGACGGCGACCCCAGGCCGGGAGTGGAGCATATTCAAGATTTAAGACAACCGCTTCCCCTGCGTGACAATACATGCCAGTATATATTTACAGAGCATGTCATTGAGCATATCGACATGGAAAGCCTAGAGCGAACATTAAAAGAACTCCATCGTGTACTCAAATCCGATGGCGTACTTCGAATTATCGTTCCAGATTGTTCAAAGTACGCAGACGCATATTTGCGAAAGGATTTAAATTTTCTTCAAAATGTTGCCCCCGGCTGTAAAACTATCGCCGAAGGACTGAATATTGTTTTTGTTGGCGTTTTGCATAAATTTATCTACGATTTCGAAACTTTAAAAATCAGATTGATTGAAGTTGGCTTTCAAAAGGTAGAAGAATCTACTCACATGGGAAGCAAGTATCCGGAGCTTCGAATTGACAGTGAAAATCCTTCCCGAAATCCAACCAACCTATACGTAGAGGCTAAGAAGTAA
- a CDS encoding SDR family oxidoreductase has protein sequence MRVLVLGCNGMLGHKVGQVLGDSFEVWGTVRGEDTSLVSDKFLPPDRIIAGVDATELSSLENAFHLSAPDAVINCIGIIPQNETSKNPIACIGVNSMFVHQLAALCRNSGTRLIHISTDCVFSGAKGMYTETDFSDSRSLYGRTKYLGEVDTDRCLTIRTSIIGRELTSFTGLLEWFLSNRNGSVQGYTNAFFSGFSTLALSNIIGELLENHPNLSGLYHVSTERISKYDLLCQIRKSYGLKTEIKSAGEFQIDRSLDSTKFRQKTGIIIPLWSDIITEMAMDSAPYEE, from the coding sequence TTGAGAGTGCTCGTATTAGGATGTAATGGGATGTTAGGGCATAAGGTTGGGCAAGTTCTGGGGGATAGTTTCGAAGTATGGGGAACGGTTCGAGGCGAAGATACCAGTCTGGTGAGCGACAAATTTCTTCCTCCCGACAGAATTATCGCAGGAGTGGATGCGACCGAATTAAGCTCGCTAGAGAATGCATTTCATTTGTCCGCGCCGGACGCTGTCATAAATTGCATTGGAATCATTCCTCAAAATGAGACGTCCAAGAATCCCATTGCCTGTATCGGCGTTAATTCAATGTTTGTGCACCAACTGGCCGCACTTTGTCGCAATTCGGGTACGCGCTTGATCCACATCAGTACGGACTGTGTATTTTCGGGTGCAAAGGGGATGTATACAGAAACCGACTTCTCAGATTCCAGATCACTTTATGGCAGGACAAAATACCTGGGAGAGGTTGATACAGACCGCTGCCTGACTATCCGCACTTCCATTATCGGGCGGGAACTAACATCATTCACCGGACTGCTCGAATGGTTCTTGAGCAATCGGAACGGATCAGTTCAGGGCTATACCAATGCTTTCTTTTCCGGGTTTTCCACACTAGCACTCTCAAATATTATTGGCGAGCTGCTCGAAAACCACCCCAACTTATCGGGGCTGTATCATGTATCCACCGAAAGGATCAGCAAATATGACCTCTTATGCCAGATCCGGAAGTCTTACGGATTAAAAACCGAAATAAAGTCGGCAGGCGAATTCCAAATCGACAGAAGTCTGGACAGCACGAAATTTCGACAAAAAACGGGTATAATTATTCCCTTATGGTCGGATATCATCACAGAAATGGCAATGGATTCGGCTCCATACGAAGAATAA
- a CDS encoding SIS domain-containing protein, whose product MEIVDTFAPVEGRASGKAIIIGNGGSAAIASHLQNDLCKAVGAAMVFNEASLLTALTNDEGYDVAFRRMVELWAEPGDLMVAVSSSGCSVNIFLAVEAAVSWECRVITFLDFLPCNPLRGMGELNFQSIQRHTAMWRGPTRASRII is encoded by the coding sequence GTGGAGATAGTAGATACGTTTGCCCCGGTGGAGGGAAGAGCATCCGGAAAGGCAATCATCATCGGCAACGGTGGTAGCGCTGCCATCGCGAGTCACCTACAGAACGATCTTTGCAAGGCAGTGGGGGCAGCGATGGTGTTCAACGAAGCGTCCCTTCTGACAGCGCTGACGAATGACGAGGGTTACGATGTAGCGTTTCGACGTATGGTTGAACTCTGGGCTGAGCCGGGTGATCTCATGGTGGCCGTAAGCAGCTCTGGGTGTTCGGTAAATATTTTTTTAGCTGTCGAGGCGGCTGTATCGTGGGAGTGCCGGGTTATTACTTTTTTGGATTTTCTGCCGTGTAATCCACTCCGGGGAATGGGCGAATTGAATTTTCAATCAATTCAGAGGCATACGGCTATGTGGAGAGGGCCCACTCGGGCCTCACGAATTATTTGA
- a CDS encoding GHMP kinase, with product MIITQTPLRISFSGGGTDFPEYYRRNQGFVVSAAIDKYVFVFITGRYDKKIYVNYSKKEIVDSVDEISHELVREAMRITGITEGVEVSMISDIPSEGSGLGSSSSITVGLLNAFYIFMGEQVGPERLAEEACEVEIVRCKKPIGKQDQYIASFGGMNSFVFNRDDTVDVNCVKLSSSEMRNFTNNIYLYFTGQTRQASSILGEQNGRVEQNSQVLEKIKQLGCKAYEDLTRRNYDSIGRVLDLNWKLKKELAENITNNQIEKMHKIAMSAGATGAKICGAGGGGFMMVYCPSLAHENLKVAMKDYKEMPIEIEPDGSKVIFNYRRSSWI from the coding sequence ATGATCATTACTCAGACCCCGTTGAGGATTAGTTTTTCTGGCGGTGGAACTGATTTTCCTGAGTATTACCGACGAAATCAAGGTTTTGTAGTAAGTGCTGCGATTGATAAATATGTTTTTGTATTCATTACTGGCAGATATGACAAAAAGATATATGTTAATTATTCAAAGAAAGAAATCGTTGATAGTGTAGATGAAATCAGTCATGAACTCGTCCGGGAGGCAATGCGCATTACGGGAATTACCGAGGGAGTTGAAGTGTCTATGATTTCAGACATCCCATCGGAAGGTTCTGGATTGGGTTCTTCGAGTAGTATAACGGTTGGTTTGCTTAATGCATTTTATATTTTTATGGGGGAGCAAGTGGGGCCAGAACGCCTTGCGGAAGAAGCCTGTGAAGTAGAAATTGTACGGTGCAAAAAACCCATAGGGAAGCAAGATCAATATATTGCTTCTTTTGGCGGAATGAACTCGTTTGTATTTAATCGTGATGACACTGTAGATGTGAACTGTGTGAAATTATCGTCGTCTGAAATGCGCAATTTTACGAATAATATATACTTATATTTCACGGGGCAAACACGGCAGGCGAGTAGTATTCTAGGTGAGCAAAATGGTCGAGTGGAACAAAATAGTCAGGTACTCGAAAAAATAAAACAACTGGGATGTAAGGCATATGAGGATCTGACCAGGAGGAATTACGATTCTATTGGTAGAGTCCTTGATTTAAATTGGAAACTTAAAAAAGAATTAGCAGAAAATATTACCAATAATCAAATTGAAAAAATGCATAAAATTGCGATGAGTGCTGGGGCGACTGGAGCGAAAATTTGTGGTGCGGGAGGCGGGGGTTTTATGATGGTGTATTGCCCTTCGTTAGCTCATGAAAATTTGAAAGTTGCAATGAAAGATTACAAGGAAATGCCTATTGAGATAGAGCCCGATGGATCCAAGGTCATTTTTAATTACAGAAGGTCCTCGTGGATATAG
- a CDS encoding HAD family hydrolase, with amino-acid sequence MNRDNYVKSWDEFEFLPGAIEAIASICAMGLKIIVVTNQSPIGRKIISADEVDNINRQMVNEIINHGGDIQDIYVCPHLPWVGCDCRKPKPGLLSRAANDYPIDLRHSFMVGDNISDVNAGIAVKCQSILISSNNAFEAYPEKKPYKEVENLIEAVKHIEMQRKAMF; translated from the coding sequence GTGAATCGTGATAACTATGTTAAGTCATGGGATGAATTTGAATTTCTACCTGGGGCGATTGAAGCTATCGCTTCCATTTGTGCGATGGGCTTAAAAATTATTGTTGTCACCAACCAATCTCCAATTGGGCGAAAGATAATTAGTGCTGATGAAGTCGATAACATCAATCGCCAGATGGTCAATGAAATAATCAACCACGGAGGGGACATTCAAGATATTTATGTGTGTCCTCATCTTCCATGGGTGGGATGTGATTGTAGAAAACCAAAACCAGGTCTCTTATCGCGCGCAGCAAATGACTATCCAATTGACCTTAGGCATTCATTTATGGTGGGTGATAATATTTCGGATGTGAACGCGGGTATTGCTGTGAAATGTCAATCGATTCTAATTTCTAGCAATAATGCATTTGAGGCATATCCTGAAAAGAAGCCCTACAAAGAGGTGGAAAATTTAATTGAGGCGGTAAAACATATAGAAATGCAACGAAAAGCTATGTTTTGA
- a CDS encoding glycosyltransferase family 4 protein, with protein MRFAFYFADYVKSFSLKSLRNGDIGAGGGVVRSRILFWLAKLGHEIFILNHVDENSVDGVRSVRVGQFTEIPQVIDNLGGVDLFVFNYDDYSSLLGDLPVPGARAKVIWAGNAFPPEFALKIDNLRIHRAVCVSHAHRESHRLYPNFSRIEMAYSGIDLDIIDNSPEVKREDNLIIFLGAPKDSKGFHNLLNSWPLIREKRPQARLRVLGSALLHDPSAKLGWTGMLDESFEAKYLDPLVGSSRDLEKIGIEFAGLLPSRDVHIELKRAAIAVVNMNFTGSFETYCRSAIEVQASGTPVIGAARGALNEVIRDGETGILIAEPEPEKISEVFVDLLDNSEMRRNYGRAGSEWARGKIGNYEKLASDWVGIAERTLRDEPASYPKRYFQDFLRVAGYGRFRMAAKRILKISSE; from the coding sequence ATGCGATTTGCTTTTTACTTTGCAGATTACGTTAAGTCTTTCTCGCTTAAAAGCCTTAGGAATGGAGATATTGGTGCCGGAGGTGGGGTCGTTCGATCCCGGATCCTTTTCTGGCTCGCCAAACTTGGCCACGAAATATTTATTTTAAATCATGTAGACGAAAACTCCGTCGATGGCGTACGTAGTGTTCGCGTGGGGCAATTTACGGAAATCCCGCAAGTTATCGATAATCTGGGCGGGGTGGATCTTTTCGTCTTTAACTACGATGACTATTCCTCCCTCCTGGGTGATCTCCCCGTTCCCGGTGCCCGGGCGAAAGTGATATGGGCGGGGAACGCATTTCCTCCTGAATTTGCATTGAAAATCGATAACCTGAGAATTCATCGGGCCGTTTGCGTCAGTCATGCACACAGAGAAAGCCACCGGCTGTATCCAAATTTTTCCAGAATTGAAATGGCCTACTCCGGAATTGATTTGGATATTATTGATAATTCTCCAGAAGTGAAGCGAGAGGATAACCTCATTATTTTTTTGGGTGCGCCGAAAGATTCCAAGGGATTTCACAATCTGTTAAATTCCTGGCCTCTCATACGAGAAAAAAGACCACAGGCCAGATTGCGCGTTCTTGGCTCCGCATTGCTGCACGATCCTTCCGCGAAATTAGGATGGACCGGGATGCTGGATGAATCGTTCGAAGCGAAGTATCTCGATCCGCTTGTGGGGTCATCCCGAGATTTGGAAAAAATAGGAATTGAGTTTGCCGGTCTGCTTCCTTCTCGAGATGTCCATATTGAACTTAAAAGAGCGGCTATCGCGGTGGTCAATATGAACTTCACAGGTTCCTTTGAGACATACTGCCGAAGCGCTATCGAGGTTCAGGCTAGTGGCACTCCTGTGATTGGGGCGGCCCGGGGTGCATTAAACGAGGTGATTCGAGACGGTGAGACGGGGATTTTGATAGCGGAGCCGGAGCCCGAGAAAATATCCGAGGTTTTTGTCGATCTTTTGGATAATTCTGAAATGCGAAGAAACTATGGCCGGGCGGGCAGCGAATGGGCCAGAGGTAAGATTGGCAATTACGAAAAATTGGCATCCGATTGGGTGGGTATTGCAGAGCGAACATTGAGGGATGAACCAGCCTCTTATCCAAAACGGTATTTTCAGGATTTCTTAAGAGTGGCCGGTTATGGGCGATTTCGAATGGCCGCGAAGCGAATCTTGAAGATAAGCTCGGAATAG
- a CDS encoding polysaccharide biosynthesis protein — translation MALFNGKRILVTGGTGSFGKAMVRNLLSNRWGNPKEVTVFSRDEAKQHEMRMSYMEKEAATEEIIYENFKNILKFRIGDIRDYESVLNAVQNVDIVINAAALKQVPTCEYFPGEAVRTNVEGVMNLVRAVNENNLPIEAVVGVSTDKACKPINVMGMTKALMERFIINACLMSKDTRFMCVRYGNVIASRGSVIPLFLNQIKSGGPVTITTDDMTRFLITLDRAVETVVDAISGANRGDIYVPKITSYKVTDLAEVLINGKDIPIEFTGIRPGEKIHEILVSEEECYRTIEKEKYYVVQSILPEVSEGLAGPSQLAGEYSSKDTIVGKPELKELLSDFIPR, via the coding sequence ATGGCACTATTTAACGGCAAACGAATATTGGTCACAGGCGGAACCGGTTCTTTCGGAAAAGCCATGGTCAGAAATCTTCTCAGTAACCGCTGGGGAAATCCCAAGGAAGTCACTGTGTTTTCCAGGGACGAAGCTAAACAGCATGAAATGCGTATGTCATACATGGAAAAAGAAGCTGCAACAGAAGAAATTATCTATGAAAATTTTAAAAACATTTTAAAATTCAGAATCGGCGATATCCGGGATTACGAATCCGTTCTCAATGCCGTACAAAACGTCGATATCGTTATTAACGCTGCGGCCTTAAAGCAGGTCCCCACTTGTGAATATTTTCCTGGTGAGGCGGTACGGACAAACGTGGAAGGTGTTATGAATCTTGTCCGTGCAGTGAATGAAAATAATTTGCCGATTGAAGCCGTTGTAGGTGTCTCCACGGACAAGGCATGCAAGCCCATCAACGTCATGGGCATGACGAAAGCACTCATGGAGAGGTTTATCATCAATGCGTGCTTAATGAGTAAAGATACGCGCTTTATGTGTGTTCGCTATGGAAACGTTATTGCATCAAGAGGCTCCGTCATCCCGCTATTTTTAAATCAAATCAAATCAGGAGGACCAGTAACAATCACGACTGACGACATGACCAGGTTCCTCATCACCCTGGACAGGGCGGTTGAGACCGTTGTGGATGCCATCTCCGGCGCGAACCGGGGGGACATCTACGTGCCCAAGATTACCTCGTACAAGGTAACGGATCTCGCGGAAGTTTTAATTAACGGTAAAGATATACCAATTGAATTCACGGGGATTCGGCCAGGGGAAAAAATTCACGAGATACTTGTTTCTGAAGAGGAATGCTACCGTACCATAGAAAAAGAAAAATACTATGTGGTTCAATCGATTCTTCCTGAAGTATCCGAGGGCTTGGCAGGCCCAAGCCAACTGGCCGGGGAATATTCTTCAAAGGATACGATCGTCGGAAAACCGGAATTGAAAGAGCTGTTGAGCGATTTCATCCCCCGATGA
- a CDS encoding polysaccharide deacetylase family protein, whose product MKKKISAGFFIPTMFVGKSRETGSDVYEQFFANTGAYPLPVQFMDWDEIRSLSESGMTIGSHTESHQRISEMNEDSVVMELEESKRIIESEVGELCEHFSCPFGIPGRDFSENMEPVWAERAGYRSFLTTRRGANRTGDSPFFIKRENLLAYEGTHHLRYFCS is encoded by the coding sequence TTGAAAAAAAAAATCTCTGCAGGTTTTTTTATTCCGACTATGTTTGTGGGGAAATCAAGGGAAACCGGGAGTGATGTTTACGAGCAGTTTTTTGCGAACACGGGCGCTTACCCACTTCCTGTTCAATTTATGGATTGGGATGAAATCAGAAGTTTGTCCGAAAGTGGAATGACGATTGGCTCGCACACGGAAAGTCACCAAAGAATTTCTGAAATGAATGAAGATTCTGTTGTCATGGAATTGGAGGAATCCAAACGAATCATTGAAAGTGAAGTGGGTGAGTTATGCGAACATTTTTCATGCCCATTCGGAATCCCCGGGCGGGATTTTTCGGAGAATATGGAGCCGGTGTGGGCAGAAAGAGCGGGGTATCGCTCGTTTCTGACCACACGAAGAGGAGCCAACCGGACGGGAGATTCTCCGTTTTTCATCAAGCGGGAAAATTTATTGGCGTATGAGGGAACCCACCATTTGCGCTACTTTTGTTCGTAG
- a CDS encoding methionyl-tRNA formyltransferase — MPGEWRLIESPSDLTEESIQEWKPEKIFFLDWSWKVPTGITETVECIAFHPTDLPYGRGGSPYQNLIMNRMNKSVLSAFRLTDEIDAGPVYLKKSIKLDGRAEEIMETAGRTALEMIQEILQGEIVPLPQSGEVVSFKRRKGSDNQIPEDLKDMRSLYDFLRMLDAPTYPNGYLDIGIFRILFEQVSLEDGKIEARAKIIERP; from the coding sequence TTGCCGGGCGAATGGCGTCTGATTGAATCTCCTAGTGACCTGACGGAGGAATCAATCCAGGAATGGAAACCCGAGAAAATATTTTTTCTGGATTGGTCTTGGAAGGTGCCGACCGGGATAACTGAAACAGTTGAATGCATCGCTTTTCATCCGACAGATCTTCCCTACGGGCGGGGTGGTTCGCCGTACCAGAATCTGATAATGAATCGGATGAATAAATCCGTACTCAGTGCGTTTCGGTTAACAGATGAAATTGATGCCGGGCCGGTTTATCTGAAAAAAAGCATCAAATTGGATGGCCGAGCCGAGGAAATTATGGAAACAGCGGGGCGGACAGCACTGGAGATGATTCAGGAGATTCTCCAAGGGGAAATAGTTCCGCTTCCTCAGAGCGGAGAAGTTGTCAGTTTTAAGCGAAGAAAAGGAAGCGACAATCAAATTCCTGAAGATCTAAAGGACATGCGGTCCCTGTACGACTTTCTGAGAATGCTGGATGCTCCCACTTATCCGAATGGATATCTTGATATTGGTATATTTCGAATTCTTTTCGAGCAGGTTTCATTGGAAGATGGAAAGATTGAAGCTAGGGCAAAAATAATTGAAAGGCCTTGA
- a CDS encoding glycosyltransferase family 2 protein has product MMNHIPLAPPVPSSKVARPAVSVIIPTYKRPHLVGFAVQSILSQDMTDFEVLVMDDCPEEPAEAAVREIGDSRVRYLKNPQNLGISGNLNRGIYESRGEAVFILHDSDLAKPTMVGEMYGLIQENPSTAYVHTGLEYIDDYGEVFQAHVGNYGRLTPGEIWLRRMLGMLASNVCAMTMAPRAMYESYGLLDSNYGAYADVEWSIRMCLYGDVGYLPEPLLVMRDREPDHPLRAFQWGTYDLHIPMRKKYIPLVRNPFWRNLVRGKLRWEIERALIINILSCLKHEQYQKLREGKKVLANYGIFVPKVVSAFIR; this is encoded by the coding sequence ATGATGAATCATATACCCTTGGCACCTCCCGTCCCCTCGTCCAAAGTTGCCAGGCCCGCCGTATCCGTTATCATCCCGACCTATAAACGCCCCCACCTTGTCGGTTTTGCAGTTCAGTCCATACTCTCCCAGGACATGACGGATTTTGAAGTGCTCGTCATGGATGACTGTCCGGAGGAACCGGCGGAAGCCGCCGTTCGGGAAATTGGCGATTCCAGGGTCCGGTATTTAAAAAATCCTCAAAATTTAGGCATATCAGGGAATTTAAACAGGGGCATTTATGAGTCCCGGGGGGAGGCCGTATTTATCCTTCACGACAGCGATCTGGCAAAACCGACGATGGTCGGGGAAATGTACGGGTTGATTCAGGAAAATCCGTCGACGGCATACGTACATACGGGTTTGGAGTATATCGACGATTACGGTGAGGTTTTTCAGGCGCATGTTGGAAATTACGGGCGTTTGACCCCTGGGGAAATTTGGCTGCGAAGAATGTTGGGCATGCTTGCATCAAACGTTTGCGCCATGACGATGGCACCAAGAGCCATGTATGAAAGTTACGGTCTCCTCGATTCGAATTATGGGGCTTATGCGGACGTGGAGTGGTCCATCCGAATGTGTCTCTACGGAGATGTGGGATACCTGCCGGAGCCGCTGCTTGTTATGAGGGATCGGGAACCCGATCATCCATTAAGAGCGTTTCAGTGGGGTACTTATGATTTACATATTCCAATGAGAAAAAAGTACATCCCCCTGGTACGCAACCCGTTTTGGCGGAATCTTGTGAGGGGTAAACTTCGGTGGGAAATCGAAAGGGCATTAATCATCAATATTCTGTCTTGTCTCAAGCATGAGCAGTATCAAAAATTGCGGGAAGGAAAAAAAGTCCTGGCAAACTATGGAATTTTTGTTCCCAAGGTTGTATCGGCATTTATAAGGTAA